A single genomic interval of Spirosoma linguale DSM 74 harbors:
- a CDS encoding integrase family protein (PFAM: integrase family protein~KEGG: dar:Daro_2526 phage integrase) has protein sequence MPKARLHLLSSLQIERLQTVETDQMLNDGGGLYLFNRRHGSKEWIFRYSSPLSGQRRKQSLGTYPDTSLKQARALASSKRDIISRGLDPIVEMQKHRQIEITNVNKREEYGRNTVKVVFQAWKRAELQNRKDKGDEIERAFEKDVFPVIGNKVIGEVTRNDIKFVLERPLKRHVNRMANRLLSDLKQFFGYAEDEELTHQDPTRRLIKDRVGGKEKSRQRYLDQKELKLLAGLLPVSGLKAEYQHLIWLLLATGCRVNEILRARWSHVDWENRFFHIPSELSKNTLKHVVFLSDFALWHLARLKATQTTEWIVPNRSGTGPITRQVLTKQVTDRQQKTLGNQRVNNPQALILPNGRWVIHDLRRTAGTLMQEIGILPYIIKKCLNQKTEDKIIETYQRAALTDHQQEAFHKLGSYLDQLTQTTLTTRSV, from the coding sequence ATGCCTAAAGCCAGGTTGCATTTGCTGTCCTCTCTCCAGATAGAGCGCCTTCAAACCGTGGAAACAGATCAGATGCTGAATGATGGAGGTGGACTTTATCTTTTCAATCGCCGTCACGGATCAAAAGAATGGATTTTTCGATACAGCTCACCTCTTTCTGGGCAACGCCGAAAGCAGTCGCTTGGAACATATCCCGATACATCGTTAAAACAGGCACGTGCATTGGCCTCTTCAAAACGCGATATAATTTCTCGTGGACTTGATCCAATTGTTGAGATGCAGAAGCATAGACAAATCGAAATCACCAATGTCAATAAACGCGAAGAATATGGCCGAAATACGGTAAAAGTTGTTTTTCAAGCCTGGAAGCGAGCAGAACTGCAAAACCGTAAAGATAAGGGAGATGAAATCGAAAGGGCTTTCGAAAAAGACGTTTTCCCTGTGATTGGAAACAAGGTCATAGGGGAAGTCACGCGCAATGATATAAAATTTGTATTGGAGCGACCTCTCAAGCGACACGTCAATCGCATGGCTAATCGTCTGTTATCCGATCTGAAACAATTTTTTGGCTATGCTGAAGACGAAGAACTCACTCATCAAGATCCAACCAGACGTTTGATAAAAGACCGTGTTGGAGGAAAGGAAAAATCCCGTCAACGTTATCTCGATCAGAAAGAGCTTAAATTACTTGCAGGACTTCTACCTGTATCTGGATTGAAAGCAGAATATCAACATCTGATTTGGCTTTTGCTGGCCACTGGATGTCGTGTCAATGAGATTCTTCGCGCCCGTTGGAGTCATGTTGATTGGGAAAATCGATTCTTTCATATCCCATCAGAACTCTCAAAAAATACCCTTAAGCATGTCGTGTTTCTATCCGATTTTGCTCTCTGGCATTTAGCCCGATTAAAGGCTACCCAGACCACGGAATGGATCGTACCCAATCGATCCGGTACAGGTCCTATCACGCGTCAGGTGCTTACGAAACAGGTGACCGACAGACAACAAAAAACTTTAGGCAATCAGCGCGTCAATAATCCTCAGGCATTAATATTGCCCAATGGACGTTGGGTCATTCATGATTTACGCCGGACAGCCGGAACACTCATGCAAGAAATCGGTATTCTGCCTTACATTATCAAAAAATGTCTCAATCAGAAAACGGAAGATAAGATAATTGAAACCTATCAACGGGCAGCGTTAACAGATCACCAGCAAGAAGCATTTCATAAACTCGGAAGCTATCTGGATCAACTGACACAGACTACTTTAACCACCCGCTCTGTTTAA
- a CDS encoding phage transcriptional regulator, AlpA (PFAM: Prophage CP4-57 regulatory~KEGG: gbm:Gbem_3477 phage transcriptional regulator, AlpA), translating to MEDTPFIHLQNTGFIRLNQILKIIPVSRSTWWHGCKTGRFPQPYKLSPRVTAWKASDIQDCMANFKQSGWLK from the coding sequence ATGGAGGACACACCTTTTATTCATTTACAAAACACAGGTTTTATTCGCCTGAATCAAATTCTTAAAATTATCCCCGTCAGTAGATCAACATGGTGGCACGGGTGCAAAACGGGTCGATTTCCACAACCCTACAAACTTTCCCCACGCGTCACAGCCTGGAAGGCTTCTGATATTCAAGACTGTATGGCTAACTTTAAACAGAGCGGGTGGTTAAAGTAG
- a CDS encoding hypothetical protein (KEGG: sbn:Sbal195_3111 hypothetical protein) produces MNHCQLLEGFVMNENNKEPLLDRKSAAQYLNVSPGTLAVWDCTKRYDLKPIKIGRAVRYRHSDLDKFIEQRLWR; encoded by the coding sequence ATGAATCACTGTCAGCTTTTGGAGGGATTTGTCATGAATGAAAATAATAAAGAACCACTCCTTGATCGAAAATCAGCCGCTCAATACCTTAATGTGTCACCCGGCACCTTGGCGGTCTGGGATTGTACCAAACGGTATGACCTGAAGCCGATCAAAATAGGCCGCGCGGTCCGCTATCGCCATTCCGATCTGGATAAATTTATCGAACAGCGTCTCTGGCGTTAA
- a CDS encoding hypothetical protein (KEGG: dps:DPPA08 related to DNA primase PrmN1 (partial length)): protein MEIVMDIEHANTIPIAEILTKLGRKPSHTNNHKHRYLSPLRNEKTASFHLNTKTNRWHDFGEGIGGDTVNFVRAYLKATKEADTTSDALRWINNMAVGHYQIAPGLIEDVPKDPPSLCLKNSQSVQQLGLVHYLAKRGIPLTIARQRLKEVYVCNQNTRKSFYALGFPNEEGGFELRNPFFKGSLGAKSISFIRGTDPKPQGIHLFEGFMDYLSAIVQLKGKGFKEDVIVLNSIACLKQAFSYMHNYGYRVAYTWMDNDPAGEKATAVLSDFIKTQDSMVHTSMNKVYAPHKDVNAWHMHRHNLTL, encoded by the coding sequence ATGGAGATCGTCATGGACATTGAACATGCGAACACAATTCCTATTGCCGAAATTCTGACCAAGCTTGGCCGTAAACCCAGTCATACCAACAACCACAAACATCGGTATCTCTCGCCCTTACGCAACGAAAAAACAGCCAGTTTTCATCTGAACACGAAAACCAACCGCTGGCATGATTTCGGGGAGGGCATTGGCGGTGACACGGTCAATTTTGTTCGGGCTTATCTGAAAGCGACCAAAGAAGCCGATACCACATCTGATGCCCTGCGCTGGATCAACAATATGGCCGTTGGCCATTATCAAATTGCGCCCGGCTTGATCGAGGATGTTCCGAAAGATCCACCTTCACTGTGCTTAAAAAACAGTCAGTCCGTTCAACAACTGGGTCTGGTGCATTATCTCGCCAAACGCGGCATTCCGCTCACCATTGCGCGGCAGCGTTTGAAAGAAGTGTATGTCTGTAATCAAAATACGCGCAAAAGCTTTTATGCGTTAGGCTTTCCCAACGAGGAGGGCGGGTTTGAACTGCGTAATCCGTTCTTCAAGGGCAGCCTGGGCGCTAAATCCATTTCCTTTATTCGCGGGACAGACCCAAAGCCGCAGGGCATCCATTTGTTTGAAGGCTTCATGGATTATCTATCTGCCATTGTGCAGTTGAAAGGCAAAGGATTTAAAGAGGACGTTATCGTTCTTAACTCCATTGCCTGTCTGAAACAGGCCTTTTCCTATATGCACAATTACGGCTATCGCGTCGCTTACACCTGGATGGATAATGATCCAGCCGGTGAGAAAGCCACCGCAGTTTTGTCAGACTTTATCAAAACGCAGGACAGCATGGTTCATACAAGCATGAACAAGGTTTATGCCCCGCACAAGGATGTCAATGCGTGGCACATGCATCGACACAACCTGACTTTGTAA
- a CDS encoding DNA repair protein RadC (PFAM: DNA repair protein RadC~KEGG: mxa:MXAN_1952 DNA repair protein RadC), with translation MDQLTLQSLFKVNEVEIIYRNTTPYQDRIQIRSSATAYEILLASWDQNRLDMVEQFKILLLDQQNNCLAVSEIATGGTSACLADPKVIFATALKTRATGIILAHNHPSGNLAPSEADKSLTRKLKDGGKLLDIAVLDHLIVTSHNYRSFADDGLMPG, from the coding sequence ATGGATCAACTGACCCTGCAATCGCTGTTCAAAGTCAACGAAGTCGAGATCATTTACCGCAACACAACACCGTATCAGGACCGGATTCAAATCCGGTCATCGGCCACTGCCTATGAAATCCTGTTAGCGTCATGGGATCAGAACCGGCTAGATATGGTCGAACAGTTTAAAATCCTGTTGCTCGATCAGCAAAATAACTGCCTGGCCGTTTCTGAAATAGCCACTGGCGGCACTTCAGCCTGTCTGGCCGATCCAAAAGTCATTTTTGCCACGGCTCTGAAAACCCGTGCCACTGGCATCATTCTGGCCCACAACCACCCCAGCGGCAATCTCGCTCCCAGCGAGGCCGATAAGTCACTTACCCGTAAATTGAAAGACGGCGGCAAATTGCTCGACATTGCCGTTCTCGATCATCTGATTGTGACGAGCCACAACTACCGCTCGTTTGCCGATGATGGATTGATGCCGGGATAA
- a CDS encoding domain of unknown function DUF1738 (PFAM: domain of unknown function DUF1738~KEGG: mes:Meso_3793 domain of unknown function DUF1738) encodes MYPVPLVPPTRIFAKPLAFPAQPKFLLVLLLQAPGLTIPVNLTSGEQTMTTITHHTATQTIQEPTLTKPTTQSNDVYARITNKILADLEQGELTWRKPWNADHLSGQVTRPLRWNGIPYSGINTLMLWGTAAEQGYTSPYWMTYKQASELKANVRKGEKATQVVYADKFMKEDQDANGEITTSQIPFLKCYTVFNASQIEGLPETYFPTPVPIGTDAKQRNAELDAFFAQTKADIYTGTNACYIQRTDRIQMPPFESFESVKSYYAVLAHELTHWTKHPDRLDRDMGRKHYGDEGYAKEELVAELGACFLAADLGFEPMPEVQHAAYIQSWLQALKDDKKLIFTAASHAQKAVEYLLALTCT; translated from the coding sequence ATGTACCCGGTACCGCTCGTTCCACCAACAAGAATTTTCGCCAAGCCGTTGGCTTTCCCCGCCCAACCAAAATTCTTGCTGGTTCTCTTGCTACAGGCACCGGGTTTGACCATCCCCGTCAACCTGACCAGTGGAGAACAGACCATGACAACGATTACTCACCACACCGCAACCCAAACGATACAGGAGCCGACCTTGACCAAACCCACGACACAATCAAACGATGTCTATGCTCGCATTACCAACAAAATTCTGGCCGATCTCGAACAGGGCGAACTCACCTGGCGCAAGCCTTGGAATGCCGATCACTTGAGCGGTCAGGTCACGCGACCTTTACGCTGGAACGGTATTCCGTATTCCGGTATTAATACGCTAATGTTGTGGGGAACTGCTGCCGAGCAGGGTTATACCTCGCCGTACTGGATGACTTATAAACAGGCCAGCGAACTCAAAGCCAATGTTCGCAAAGGCGAGAAAGCAACGCAGGTCGTCTATGCCGATAAGTTCATGAAAGAAGATCAGGATGCCAATGGCGAAATCACAACCAGCCAAATCCCATTTCTGAAGTGTTACACAGTCTTCAATGCGTCGCAGATCGAGGGGCTGCCTGAGACGTATTTTCCGACGCCTGTACCAATTGGCACCGATGCTAAACAGCGTAATGCCGAACTGGATGCATTTTTTGCCCAGACCAAAGCCGATATTTATACCGGCACAAATGCGTGTTACATTCAAAGAACGGATCGCATTCAAATGCCCCCGTTTGAAAGCTTTGAGAGTGTAAAAAGTTATTATGCTGTTCTCGCCCACGAGCTGACGCACTGGACGAAACACCCTGACCGGTTAGACCGTGATATGGGTCGTAAACACTACGGCGATGAAGGCTATGCGAAGGAAGAGCTAGTGGCCGAGCTGGGAGCCTGTTTCCTTGCTGCTGATCTGGGTTTTGAGCCTATGCCCGAAGTTCAGCATGCAGCTTACATCCAATCGTGGCTTCAAGCGTTGAAGGATGATAAAAAATTGATATTCACGGCTGCCTCACACGCACAAAAAGCGGTTGAATATCTGCTTGCTTTAACCTGTACATGA